The Acomys russatus chromosome 1, mAcoRus1.1, whole genome shotgun sequence genome has a window encoding:
- the LOC127193916 gene encoding cholesterol 24-hydroxylase yields the protein MSPGLLLLGSAVLLAFGLCCTFVHRARSRYEHIPGPPRPSFLLGHLPYFWKKDEACGRVLQDVFLDWAKKYGPVVRVNVFHKTSVIVTSPESVKKFLMSTKYNKDSKMYRAIQTVFGERLFGQGLVSECDYGRWYKQRRVMDLAFSRSSLVSLMETFNEKAEQLVEILEAKADGQTPVSMQDMLTCATIDILAKAAFGMETSMLLGAQKPLSRAVKVMLEGISASRNTLAKFMPGKRKQLREIRDSIRLLRQLGKDWVQRRREALKRGEAAPADVLTQILKAEEGAQDDEVLLDNFVTFFIAGHETSANHLAFTVMELSRQPEIVARLQAEVDEVVGSKRHLDYEDLGRLQYLSQVLKESLRLYPPAWGTFRLLEEETLIDGIRVPGNTPLLFSTYVMGRMDTHFEDPLTFNPDRFGPGAPKPRFTYFPFSLGHRSCIGQQFAQMEVKVVMAKLLQRIEFRLVPGQRFGLQEQATLKPLDPVLCTLRPRGWQPAPPPPPC from the exons cTTTCTTCTTGGACATCTCCCCTACTTTTGGAAAAAGGATGAGGCCTGTGGCCGTGTGCTCCAAGATGTGTTTTTGGATTG GGCTAAGAAATACGGTCCTGTCGTGAGAGTCAATGTCTTCCACAAAACCTCAGTCATCGTCACAAGCCCTGAATCCGTCAAG AAGTTCCTGATGTCCACCAAGTACAACAAGGACTCCAAGATGTACCGTGCGATTCAGACTGTGTTTGGCGAGAG ACTGTTTGGCCAGGGCTTGGTGTCTGAATGCGACTATGGGCGCTGGTACAAGCAGAGAAGAGTCATGGACTTGGCCTTCAGCCGCAG TTCCTTGGTTAGCCTGATGGAGACGTTCAATGAGAAAGCAGAGCAGCTGGTGGAAATTCTAGAAGCCAAGGCTGACGGGCAGACACCGGTGTCCATGCAGGACATGCTGACCTGTGCCACCATCGACATCCTGGCCAAG GCAGCCTTTGGGATGGAGACCAGTATGCTGCTGGGCGCCCAGAAGCCCCTGTCCCGGGCAGTGAAGGTCATGCTAGAGGGTATCAGCGCGTCCCGGAACACCCTGGCGAAG TTCATGCCAGGGAAGAGAAAGCAGCTGCGGGAGATCCGGGATAGCATCCGCCTGCTGCGCCAGCTGGGAAAGGACTGGGTGCAGCGTCGCCGTGAGGCCCTAAAGAGGGGTGAAGCTGCGCCTGCCGACGTCCTCACGCAGATCCTCAAAG CTGAAGAGGGCGCTCAGGATGATGAAGTGCTGCTGGACAACTTTGTTACCTTCTTCATTGCCG GTCATGAGACTTCTGCCAACCACCTGGCGTTCACAGTGATGGAGCTGTCTCGGCAGCCAGAGATTGTGGCGAG GCTGCAGGCTGAGGTGGATGAGGTTGTCGGTTCCAAGAGGCACCTGGACTATGAGGATCTGGGGAGACTGCAGTACCTATCCCAG GTCCTCAAAGAGTCTCTGAGGCTGTACCCACCAGCATGGGGCACCTTTCGCctgctggaggaggagaccttGATTGATGGGATCAGAGTCCCCGGCAACACTCCTCTCCTG TTCAGCACCTATGTCATGGGGCGGATGGACACCCACTTTGAAGACCCACTGACTTTCAACCCTGACCGATTCGGCCCTGGCGCACCCAA GCCACGGTTCACCTACTTTCCCTTCTCCCTGGGCCACCGCTCCTGCATAGGGCAGCAGTTTGCTCAG ATGGAGGTGAAGGTCGTTATGGCCAAGCTGCTGCAGAGGATTGAGTTCCGGCTGGTGCCTGGGCAGCGCTTTGGGCTGCAAGAGCAGGCTACACTCAAGCCACTGGACCCAGTGCTGTGCACACTGAGGCCCCGGGGCTGGCagcctgcacccccacccccaccctgctga